Proteins encoded together in one Urocitellus parryii isolate mUroPar1 chromosome 3, mUroPar1.hap1, whole genome shotgun sequence window:
- the Thap5 gene encoding THAP domain-containing protein 5 isoform X2, translating to MKRDSWVPSKYQFLCSDHFTPDSLDIRWGIRYLKQTAIPTIFSLPEDYQGKDLSKKKSQKKKLEEKEVCLKARSEESFASNEAKNITVNTDVLPEHVELLDSSALLKPTAPKPGSLQNKVLTLNLVKEDTENLKSTLEKSINQDLDLREFHTSFENQNSTTITLTTSNSEGSHQSLESQEVLEITTSHLANPNFTNNSMEIKSQENPFLFSTVNQTVEDINTNKQSVIAIFVPTENSKPVVNSFIPAPKETMEMEDLDTEDSLYKTIDHGAEVLQIEHSYCRQDINKEHLWQKVSKLHSKITLLELQEQQTLGRLKSLEALISQLKQENWLSEENVKIIENHFTTYEVTMI from the exons ATGAAACGTGATTCTTGGGTTCCTAGTAAATACCAGTTCCTATGTAGTGACCATTTTACTCCTGACTCTCTTGACATCAGATGGGGTATTCGTTATTTAAAACAAACTGCAATTCCAACAATATTTTCTTTGCCTGAAGACTATCAG ggAAAAGacctctccaaaaaaaaatctcagaagaaaaaattggaaGAGAAAGAAGTGTGCCTAAAAGCCAGGTCAGAAGAATCATTTGCATCAAATGAGGCAAAGAATATTACAGTTAACACAGATGTGCTTCCTGAACATGTAGAATTGCTTGATTCGTCTGCCTTGCTGAAGCCAACAGCTCCAAAGCCAGGAAGCttacaaaataaagtattaaCTCTTAATCTAGTTAAGGAAGacactgaaaatctgaaatctacCCTGGAAAAATCAATTAACCAAGATTTAGATTTAAGAGAATTTCATACATCTTTTGAGAATCAAAATTCTACAACTATTACTTTGACGACTTCAAATTCAGAAGGTAGTCACCAGTCTTTGGAAAGCCAAGAAGTACTTGAAATAACAACCAGTCATCTTGCTAATCCAAACTTTACAAATAATTCCATGGAAATTAAATCACAGGAAAATCCATTCTTATTCAGCACAGTTAATCAAACAGTTGAAgatataaacacaaataaacaatCTGTTATTGCCATTTTTGTGCCCACAGAAAATTCTAAACCTGTAGTTAATTCCTTTATACCTGCCCCCAAAGAAACCATGGAAATGGAAGACTTAGACACTGAAGACTCCTTATATAAGACTATAGATCATGGGGCAGAAGTTTTACAAATTGAACATTCTTATTGCAGACAAGACATAAATAAGGAACATCTTTGGCAAAAAGTCTCTAAACTACATTCAAAGATAACCCTTCTAGAGCTACAAGAGCAACAAACTCTAGGAAGATTAAAGTCTTTAGAAGCTCTTATAAGCCAGCTAAAACAGGAAAACTGGTTATCAGAAGAAAATGTCAAGATTATAGAAAACCATTTCACAACATATGAAGTCACTATGATATAA
- the Thap5 gene encoding THAP domain-containing protein 5 isoform X1 yields the protein MPRYCAAICCKNRRGPNNKDRKLSFYPFPLHDKERLEKWLKNMKRDSWVPSKYQFLCSDHFTPDSLDIRWGIRYLKQTAIPTIFSLPEDYQGKDLSKKKSQKKKLEEKEVCLKARSEESFASNEAKNITVNTDVLPEHVELLDSSALLKPTAPKPGSLQNKVLTLNLVKEDTENLKSTLEKSINQDLDLREFHTSFENQNSTTITLTTSNSEGSHQSLESQEVLEITTSHLANPNFTNNSMEIKSQENPFLFSTVNQTVEDINTNKQSVIAIFVPTENSKPVVNSFIPAPKETMEMEDLDTEDSLYKTIDHGAEVLQIEHSYCRQDINKEHLWQKVSKLHSKITLLELQEQQTLGRLKSLEALISQLKQENWLSEENVKIIENHFTTYEVTMI from the exons gtTTCCTCTACATGACAAAGAAAGACTTGAAAAATGGTTAAAGAATATGAAACGTGATTCTTGGGTTCCTAGTAAATACCAGTTCCTATGTAGTGACCATTTTACTCCTGACTCTCTTGACATCAGATGGGGTATTCGTTATTTAAAACAAACTGCAATTCCAACAATATTTTCTTTGCCTGAAGACTATCAG ggAAAAGacctctccaaaaaaaaatctcagaagaaaaaattggaaGAGAAAGAAGTGTGCCTAAAAGCCAGGTCAGAAGAATCATTTGCATCAAATGAGGCAAAGAATATTACAGTTAACACAGATGTGCTTCCTGAACATGTAGAATTGCTTGATTCGTCTGCCTTGCTGAAGCCAACAGCTCCAAAGCCAGGAAGCttacaaaataaagtattaaCTCTTAATCTAGTTAAGGAAGacactgaaaatctgaaatctacCCTGGAAAAATCAATTAACCAAGATTTAGATTTAAGAGAATTTCATACATCTTTTGAGAATCAAAATTCTACAACTATTACTTTGACGACTTCAAATTCAGAAGGTAGTCACCAGTCTTTGGAAAGCCAAGAAGTACTTGAAATAACAACCAGTCATCTTGCTAATCCAAACTTTACAAATAATTCCATGGAAATTAAATCACAGGAAAATCCATTCTTATTCAGCACAGTTAATCAAACAGTTGAAgatataaacacaaataaacaatCTGTTATTGCCATTTTTGTGCCCACAGAAAATTCTAAACCTGTAGTTAATTCCTTTATACCTGCCCCCAAAGAAACCATGGAAATGGAAGACTTAGACACTGAAGACTCCTTATATAAGACTATAGATCATGGGGCAGAAGTTTTACAAATTGAACATTCTTATTGCAGACAAGACATAAATAAGGAACATCTTTGGCAAAAAGTCTCTAAACTACATTCAAAGATAACCCTTCTAGAGCTACAAGAGCAACAAACTCTAGGAAGATTAAAGTCTTTAGAAGCTCTTATAAGCCAGCTAAAACAGGAAAACTGGTTATCAGAAGAAAATGTCAAGATTATAGAAAACCATTTCACAACATATGAAGTCACTATGATATAA